A section of the Dermacoccus nishinomiyaensis genome encodes:
- a CDS encoding rhodanese-like domain-containing protein, which yields MNTVTPKDIADDAVVLDVREQDEYDAGHAPRAIHIPLAELPARVGELPEVDGDLPVVCRSGGRSSRAVQWLEGQGLDVANVEGGMKQWHADGKPIQAVGGGDANVI from the coding sequence ATGAACACCGTGACTCCGAAGGACATTGCTGACGACGCGGTCGTGCTCGACGTTCGTGAGCAGGACGAGTACGACGCCGGTCACGCGCCGCGCGCCATCCACATCCCCCTCGCGGAGCTCCCGGCCCGCGTCGGCGAGCTTCCCGAGGTCGATGGCGACCTCCCCGTCGTCTGCCGCAGCGGCGGCCGCTCGAGTCGCGCCGTGCAATGGCTCGAGGGGCAGGGTCTCGACGTGGCGAACGTCGAGGGCGGCATGAAGCAGTGGCACGCCGACGGCAAGCCGATCCAGGCTGTCGGCGGCGGCGACGCCAACGTCATCTGA
- a CDS encoding anti-sigma factor, translating to MSSDEHAMLELYVLDAVDEMERRRFDKHLRACSTCRQQRDSMREVLADLSRMVAMPAPPQLREQVLAMARSTPQHGSIARVEEAMDAGRHPSHLLRRRGVLAAAAAIVLAAAGAGTWEATHSSPSPPSAAAILDDPKAEHARAIYRGSVVTVARRNGRAAVRFVPAPPQVPGRVYTAWSADGSGALRNAGQLPSTSGATTIMLDGDVGAARAVAFTTERAGTRPTQPSTPALFTVHLD from the coding sequence ATGAGTTCGGATGAGCATGCGATGCTCGAACTGTACGTTCTTGACGCGGTGGACGAGATGGAACGTCGGCGCTTCGACAAGCACCTGCGTGCCTGTTCCACATGCCGCCAACAGCGGGACTCGATGCGCGAGGTGCTCGCTGATCTGAGTCGCATGGTGGCGATGCCCGCGCCACCGCAGCTGCGAGAGCAAGTTCTCGCGATGGCCCGATCGACGCCGCAGCACGGCAGTATTGCGCGGGTTGAGGAGGCGATGGATGCTGGTAGGCACCCATCTCACCTGCTACGGCGGCGCGGTGTGTTGGCGGCGGCCGCGGCAATCGTGCTTGCGGCTGCAGGCGCCGGCACGTGGGAAGCCACCCATTCATCGCCCTCGCCTCCTTCGGCCGCCGCGATCCTGGATGATCCCAAAGCGGAGCACGCCCGGGCGATCTACCGTGGTTCGGTGGTCACCGTCGCGCGAAGAAACGGGCGGGCCGCGGTGCGGTTCGTGCCAGCCCCACCGCAGGTGCCTGGGCGTGTCTACACGGCTTGGTCAGCAGACGGCTCCGGCGCGCTCCGGAACGCGGGACAGCTACCTTCGACGAGCGGAGCCACGACGATCATGCTCGACGGCGACGTCGGCGCCGCGCGAGCTGTGGCCTTCACCACGGAGAGGGCGGGGACGCGCCCGACGCAACCCTCCACTCCGGCCTTGTTCACCGTGCACTTGGACTAA
- a CDS encoding sortase domain-containing protein, with protein sequence MNTRGTADVAQPVNVSIPRLGLSEDLLSLGLDASGAVAVPSGADVQRVAWFNGSPRPGQPGPAVIEGHVITPDGNGPFHELAALKAGDRVSVRDTAGKTHDFTVYRTAQYSKTTFPTTEVYANTAGPELRLITCSGTFDTRTGHYDSNTVVYAH encoded by the coding sequence GTGAACACCCGCGGCACTGCCGACGTCGCACAACCAGTCAACGTCTCGATTCCCCGACTGGGCTTGTCCGAAGATTTGCTGAGCTTAGGGCTCGATGCGTCTGGTGCCGTGGCCGTACCGAGCGGAGCCGACGTACAGCGCGTGGCCTGGTTCAACGGCTCACCTCGGCCGGGTCAACCCGGCCCCGCAGTCATCGAAGGACACGTCATCACACCCGACGGCAACGGGCCCTTCCACGAACTCGCCGCTCTCAAAGCAGGCGACCGTGTCTCCGTACGCGATACCGCCGGAAAGACCCACGACTTCACTGTTTACCGAACCGCCCAATACTCCAAGACCACATTTCCTACCACCGAGGTGTACGCCAACACCGCCGGCCCAGAACTACGCCTCATCACATGCAGCGGAACATTCGACACCCGCACTGGCCACTACGACTCCAACACCGTCGTCTACGCCCACTAG
- a CDS encoding MBL fold metallo-hydrolase → MATIIPIDTKTLGDRSYLAHDGEVALVVDPQRDIDRVIDLAEREGVRITHVFETHIHNDYVTGGRALADATGAAYHVNVADPVRFERVGVDDGDVITVSPALAVTVMATPGHTFTHLSYALDSHDERVGIFSGGSLLFGSTGRPDLLGPEHTDPLVHHQYASAHRIADEVPDDAAVLPTHGFGSFCSATQSDADSSTIGAEKRTNPALMEDEQTWVEQILAGLEAWPAYYAHMGPANLDAPATAPDLSEPAAADADAIRAALEAGEWVVDLRNRQAYAKGHVKQALNFGIDGQFATYLGWLIPWGTPLTLLGDSREQVAEAQRELVRIGIERPQAAATGTPQDWTSGELGSFERATFADLAQVRHHRDVVVLDVRRDSEYASGHIDGAINVPLHEIITRVGEVRAGEVWVHCAGGYRASIAASVLDAAGRHVVAVDDAFDNARETSLAIVDGSEA, encoded by the coding sequence ATGGCCACGATCATCCCCATCGACACGAAGACGCTCGGCGATCGTTCCTACCTGGCCCACGACGGTGAGGTCGCTCTCGTCGTCGACCCGCAGCGTGACATCGACCGCGTCATCGATCTCGCCGAGCGTGAAGGGGTGCGGATCACTCATGTGTTCGAGACGCACATTCACAACGACTACGTCACCGGCGGCCGCGCGCTGGCCGACGCGACGGGCGCCGCGTACCACGTCAACGTGGCCGACCCGGTGCGTTTCGAACGCGTCGGAGTGGACGACGGTGACGTCATCACGGTCTCGCCCGCGCTTGCGGTCACCGTCATGGCGACCCCCGGACACACGTTCACGCACCTGTCGTACGCGCTCGATTCGCACGACGAGCGGGTGGGCATCTTCTCCGGCGGCTCCCTGCTGTTCGGCTCGACGGGCCGCCCCGACCTGCTCGGCCCCGAGCACACCGACCCTCTGGTGCACCACCAGTACGCCTCGGCGCACCGCATCGCCGATGAGGTGCCCGACGACGCCGCGGTTCTGCCCACCCACGGATTCGGCAGCTTCTGCTCGGCGACCCAGTCGGACGCCGACTCCTCGACCATCGGGGCGGAGAAGCGCACCAACCCCGCTTTGATGGAGGACGAGCAGACCTGGGTCGAACAGATTCTCGCCGGGCTCGAGGCATGGCCCGCCTACTACGCCCACATGGGCCCGGCCAACCTCGACGCGCCCGCCACGGCCCCCGACCTCAGCGAGCCCGCCGCGGCTGACGCCGATGCTATCCGCGCCGCACTCGAGGCCGGCGAATGGGTCGTCGACCTGCGCAACCGGCAGGCGTACGCGAAGGGCCACGTCAAGCAGGCCCTCAACTTCGGCATCGACGGCCAGTTCGCCACCTACCTCGGGTGGCTCATCCCGTGGGGCACGCCACTGACCCTCTTGGGCGACAGCCGCGAGCAGGTCGCTGAGGCGCAGCGTGAGCTCGTGCGCATCGGCATCGAACGCCCCCAGGCCGCCGCCACCGGCACACCGCAGGACTGGACGAGTGGTGAACTCGGTTCGTTCGAGCGCGCCACGTTCGCCGACCTCGCGCAGGTGCGTCACCACCGTGACGTCGTCGTCCTCGACGTGCGACGCGACAGCGAGTACGCGAGCGGCCACATCGACGGTGCGATCAACGTGCCGCTGCACGAGATCATCACCCGCGTCGGCGAGGTGCGCGCCGGCGAGGTGTGGGTGCACTGCGCTGGTGGGTACCGCGCCTCGATCGCGGCGTCCGTGCTCGACGCCGCCGGGCGTCACGTCGTCGCCGTCGACGACGCGTTCGACAACGCCCGCGAGACGTCGCTGGCCATCGTCGACGGCAGCGAGGCCTGA
- the pdxY gene encoding pyridoxal kinase PdxY: MNILSIQSSVAYGHAGNSSAVFPLQRLGHEVWPVFTVHFSNHTGYGEWRGPVFDPETVRDVITGIEERGVLPRCDAVLSGYQGAPTMGEVIVDAVARVKAANPDALYCADPVMGDVGRGFYVREGIPEFMRDVVVPAADVLTPNQFELEFLVGRTVSTVTDLLDAADALRARGPKVVLVTSVQTDETPADSVQMAVVSDEGAWIVTTPLLPMYVAGSGDATAAIFVARLMTSSPAEALAATASSIFAVMERTHDAGSREILLVDAQEAIASPPMQFAVTQLR, encoded by the coding sequence GTGAACATCCTCTCCATCCAGTCGTCGGTGGCCTATGGCCACGCCGGTAACTCGTCGGCCGTGTTTCCGCTGCAGCGCCTCGGGCACGAGGTGTGGCCCGTGTTCACCGTGCACTTCTCCAACCACACGGGCTACGGCGAGTGGCGCGGGCCGGTCTTCGATCCGGAGACGGTGCGCGACGTCATCACCGGCATCGAGGAGCGCGGCGTGCTGCCGCGCTGTGACGCCGTCCTGTCCGGCTACCAGGGCGCCCCGACGATGGGGGAGGTCATCGTCGACGCCGTCGCGCGCGTCAAGGCCGCCAACCCCGACGCGCTGTACTGCGCCGACCCCGTCATGGGCGACGTCGGCCGCGGTTTTTACGTGCGCGAGGGCATCCCGGAATTCATGCGGGACGTCGTCGTGCCCGCCGCGGACGTGCTGACGCCCAACCAGTTCGAGTTGGAGTTCCTCGTCGGGCGCACCGTCTCGACGGTGACCGACCTGCTCGACGCCGCCGACGCCCTGCGCGCTCGCGGCCCGAAGGTCGTGCTCGTCACCTCGGTGCAGACGGACGAGACACCCGCCGACTCGGTGCAGATGGCCGTCGTCAGTGACGAGGGGGCGTGGATCGTCACGACCCCGCTGCTACCCATGTACGTCGCCGGTTCGGGTGACGCGACAGCCGCGATCTTCGTGGCGCGCCTCATGACGTCGAGCCCCGCCGAGGCGCTCGCCGCGACGGCGTCGTCGATCTTCGCGGTGATGGAGCGCACTCACGACGCCGGTTCGCGCGAGATCCTGCTCGTCGACGCCCAGGAGGCCATCGCCTCGCCGCCGATGCAGTTCGCGGTGACGCAGCTGCGCTGA
- a CDS encoding sulfite exporter TauE/SafE family protein yields the protein MLIAVVAGIVVGLLVGGLGGGGAILTVPVLVYALDKSPHEATTNSLVIVGISSLVGLWSHHRAGTVQWGQGALFGLVGIGGAYLGTRASRGVDGNLLLTLFAALLVVVATVMIMRARRERDNTACVPRPLRDENGGHTFALVKVALAGTGVGLLTGFFGVGGGFAVVPALTLALGYCMPYAVGTSLLVVVINSATSLLFHSADGADLEWDVVVPFAATAVIGAALGGRLAQRIPKRMLQLGFAVFLMCVAAYTAWRALPQLL from the coding sequence ATGCTCATCGCCGTCGTCGCCGGAATCGTCGTCGGCCTGCTCGTCGGCGGGCTCGGCGGCGGGGGCGCCATCCTCACGGTGCCCGTCCTCGTCTACGCGCTCGACAAGAGCCCGCACGAGGCGACGACGAATTCGCTCGTCATCGTCGGCATCAGCTCCCTCGTCGGCCTGTGGAGCCACCACCGCGCCGGCACTGTGCAGTGGGGCCAGGGCGCGCTCTTCGGACTCGTCGGCATCGGCGGCGCCTACCTCGGCACCCGGGCCTCGCGCGGCGTCGACGGCAATCTACTGCTCACTCTGTTCGCGGCGCTGCTCGTCGTCGTCGCCACGGTGATGATCATGCGGGCACGACGCGAACGCGACAACACCGCCTGCGTGCCGAGACCGTTGCGCGACGAGAACGGGGGGCACACCTTCGCCCTGGTCAAGGTGGCCCTGGCTGGTACCGGCGTCGGCCTGCTCACCGGCTTCTTCGGCGTCGGCGGCGGGTTCGCCGTCGTTCCCGCCCTCACCTTGGCCCTCGGGTACTGCATGCCGTATGCGGTGGGCACGTCCCTGCTCGTCGTCGTCATCAACAGCGCCACCTCGTTGCTGTTCCACTCTGCTGACGGCGCGGATCTAGAATGGGATGTCGTGGTGCCGTTCGCCGCCACCGCCGTCATCGGAGCCGCGCTCGGCGGCCGGCTCGCCCAGCGCATCCCGAAGAGGATGCTGCAGCTCGGGTTTGCCGTCTTCTTGATGTGCGTCGCCGCGTACACCGCGTGGCGCGCCCTGCCCCAACTCCTGTGA
- a CDS encoding aspartate/glutamate racemase family protein, with translation MGAEIAKSDVRHAMKNAHMSRIGFLHTSPVHVLTFDNLLSEVAPEAHPVHVVDESLLTDARVNGPQSVADRVESQLRSLKDRGVELICCTCSTLGSVAEQREPGVPVFRVDRPMAARALQAGRRIAVIAALDSTLAPTLALLEEEASAADHEVETTSIVAKGAWDMFEAGDQVGYVECIARTARAAATTADVVILAQASMAPAEALLTDLPTPVFSSPRPAVEYLAARQ, from the coding sequence GTGGGTGCTGAGATCGCCAAGTCCGATGTGCGCCACGCGATGAAGAATGCACACATGTCGCGCATCGGCTTCTTGCACACGTCGCCAGTCCACGTTCTGACTTTCGACAACCTTCTGAGCGAGGTCGCCCCCGAAGCGCACCCCGTGCACGTGGTCGACGAGTCCCTTCTCACTGATGCCCGCGTGAATGGTCCACAGTCGGTCGCTGACCGCGTCGAGTCTCAGCTGCGCAGCCTGAAAGATCGGGGCGTAGAGCTGATCTGTTGCACGTGCTCAACCCTTGGGAGCGTTGCTGAGCAGAGGGAACCGGGAGTGCCGGTCTTCAGAGTGGACCGGCCCATGGCTGCCCGCGCCCTCCAGGCCGGGCGCAGAATCGCCGTCATCGCAGCCCTTGACTCCACTCTCGCGCCCACGCTGGCGCTGCTTGAAGAAGAAGCCAGCGCGGCAGATCACGAAGTTGAGACCACGTCGATCGTGGCGAAGGGCGCCTGGGACATGTTCGAAGCCGGGGACCAGGTGGGATACGTCGAATGCATCGCACGAACCGCCCGGGCCGCGGCGACGACCGCAGATGTCGTCATCTTGGCTCAAGCCAGCATGGCCCCGGCGGAAGCGTTGCTCACCGACCTGCCCACCCCTGTCTTCAGCTCACCACGTCCCGCAGTGGAGTACCTCGCTGCCCGGCAGTAG
- a CDS encoding metal-sensitive transcriptional regulator, whose amino-acid sequence MELSADDMAPVVNRLKRAQGQLGGVIRLIEEGGDCQSVVTQLAATSRALDRAGFAILSSGLQQCLATKGSVEGEDAKTLEKLFLTLS is encoded by the coding sequence GTGGAACTCTCTGCCGACGACATGGCTCCGGTGGTCAACCGGCTCAAGCGCGCCCAGGGTCAGCTGGGGGGTGTCATCCGCCTCATCGAAGAGGGCGGCGATTGCCAGAGCGTCGTCACCCAGCTCGCGGCGACAAGTCGCGCTCTCGATCGCGCCGGTTTCGCGATCCTCTCCTCGGGCCTGCAGCAATGCCTGGCGACGAAGGGCAGTGTCGAGGGCGAGGACGCGAAGACGTTGGAGAAGCTGTTCCTGACCCTGTCCTGA
- a CDS encoding IS3 family transposase (programmed frameshift), with translation MPAPRKYPDELRERATRMTLEARQDPATRTGAFRRVGEQLGINPETLRNWVRQAEIDHGHRPGITTSEAARVAELEKENRELRRANAILRSASGFLRGGARPPTALIVDYIDEHKHEFGVEPICATLSAAGTQIAPSTYYAAKTRTPSVRSLRDEQVLVEIRRVHEANYGVYGARKVHAQLRREGLQVARCTVERLMRAAGLRGISRAKGPRTTVPGRGPDERQDLVQRDFTAAAPNQLWVADITYCRTFSGWVYAAFIIDVFSRRVLGWQLSKSLRTDLALDALEMAFWTRQRAGQDVAGLRHHSDKGVQYVAVRYTQRLAEAGAVASVGSTGDSYDNALAEAFNSLFKAELIRNKGPFKSIEDLEIAVAEYIDWFNHRRVHGEIRLVPPVEFEDVYHHENPVPAPAGTALTSL, from the exons ATGCCCGCACCACGGAAGTACCCCGACGAGCTCCGCGAACGCGCCACGCGGATGACGCTGGAAGCCCGTCAAGACCCCGCCACGAGGACCGGAGCATTCCGCCGCGTAGGAGAACAGCTCGGGATCAATCCCGAGACGCTGCGCAACTGGGTCCGCCAAGCCGAGATCGACCACGGCCACCGCCCCGGAATCACGACCAGCGAAGCCGCCCGGGTGGCCGAGCTGGAGAAGGAGAACCGTGAACTACGGCGGGCGAACGCGATCCTGCGCTCGGCGTCGG GCTTTCTTCGCGGCGGAGCTCGACCGCCCACAGCGCTGATCGTGGACTACATCGACGAACACAAGCACGAGTTCGGTGTCGAGCCGATCTGCGCCACGCTGTCCGCGGCAGGCACACAGATCGCACCGAGCACGTACTACGCGGCCAAGACGCGCACTCCTTCAGTGCGCAGCCTGCGCGATGAGCAGGTGCTCGTGGAAATCCGGCGGGTGCATGAGGCCAACTACGGGGTCTACGGGGCCCGGAAGGTCCACGCGCAACTGCGGAGGGAGGGCCTGCAGGTGGCCAGGTGCACGGTGGAGCGGCTCATGCGAGCCGCAGGCCTGCGCGGGATCAGCCGCGCGAAGGGACCGAGGACCACGGTCCCAGGCCGCGGCCCGGATGAGCGTCAAGACCTGGTCCAGCGAGACTTCACCGCGGCGGCTCCGAACCAGCTGTGGGTCGCTGACATCACCTACTGCCGCACTTTCAGCGGATGGGTGTACGCCGCGTTCATCATCGACGTGTTCTCCCGACGGGTGCTGGGCTGGCAGCTGTCGAAGTCGCTGCGCACGGACCTGGCCCTGGACGCGTTGGAGATGGCGTTCTGGACGCGTCAGCGCGCAGGCCAAGACGTGGCCGGGCTACGGCATCACAGCGATAAAGGAGTCCAGTACGTCGCCGTGCGATACACCCAGCGGCTGGCCGAGGCCGGCGCAGTCGCCTCAGTCGGCTCGACGGGGGACTCGTATGACAATGCCCTCGCGGAGGCGTTCAACTCGCTGTTCAAGGCGGAGCTGATCCGGAACAAGGGGCCATTCAAGTCCATCGAGGACCTGGAGATCGCGGTCGCGGAGTACATCGACTGGTTCAACCATCGTCGTGTGCACGGCGAGATCAGGCTGGTCCCTCCGGTCGAGTTCGAGGACGTCTACCATCATGAGAACCCCGTGCCGGCGCCCGCCGGGACGGCACTTACGAGCCTCTAA
- a CDS encoding ATP-binding protein, translating to MDPIRNPYAPGAGQRPPELAGRDEQISTFDVVVARIAKGRPERSIVLIGLRGVGKTVLLNTLRSGAVRAHWGTGKFEARPDQRLRRPLASALHTAVRELGHPQDDDVDHVLGVIKSFAQRDVDPKAKLRDRWNPGIDAPAVPGRADSGDIEIDLVELLTDVGGLAADVGKGVAIFIDEMQDLDPEDVSALCAACHEMSQSSLPVIVVGAGLPHLPAVLSAQKSYSERLFRYARIDRLPRDAAFKALQGPAQDEDAEFADDALEAMYAATGGYPYFIQAYGATVWDLAPGSPITVEDVAVAVPEAEAELGVGFFGSRYERATPGEREYLRAMADAAQRVADAAAADESGETPGLDDIESVPTSLVAEVLGRKPQSLSPARDSLMKKGLVYSGERGRIAFTVPHFGRYLRTVTAD from the coding sequence ATGGATCCGATCCGCAATCCGTACGCGCCCGGTGCCGGCCAGCGTCCGCCCGAGCTCGCCGGGCGCGACGAACAGATCAGCACGTTCGACGTCGTCGTCGCCCGCATCGCGAAGGGTCGACCCGAACGTTCGATCGTCCTCATCGGCCTGCGCGGCGTCGGCAAGACGGTGCTGCTCAACACCCTCCGGTCGGGCGCAGTGCGCGCGCACTGGGGCACCGGCAAGTTCGAAGCACGCCCCGATCAGCGCCTGCGCCGACCTCTGGCGTCAGCGCTGCACACGGCCGTGCGCGAACTTGGCCACCCGCAGGACGACGACGTCGACCACGTCCTCGGCGTCATCAAGAGCTTCGCGCAGCGCGACGTCGACCCCAAGGCCAAGCTCCGTGATCGCTGGAACCCGGGCATCGACGCCCCCGCCGTTCCAGGCCGTGCGGATTCGGGTGACATCGAGATCGACCTCGTCGAGCTGCTGACGGACGTCGGCGGCCTCGCGGCGGACGTCGGCAAGGGCGTCGCCATCTTCATCGACGAGATGCAGGATCTCGACCCCGAGGACGTGTCGGCGCTGTGCGCGGCGTGCCACGAGATGTCGCAGAGTTCGCTGCCCGTCATCGTCGTCGGTGCCGGCCTGCCGCATCTTCCGGCGGTGCTGTCGGCGCAGAAGTCGTATTCGGAGCGGCTGTTCCGATACGCGCGCATCGATCGTCTGCCTAGGGATGCCGCGTTCAAGGCGCTGCAGGGCCCCGCGCAGGACGAGGACGCCGAGTTCGCCGACGACGCCCTCGAGGCGATGTACGCCGCGACGGGCGGCTACCCCTACTTCATCCAGGCGTACGGCGCGACGGTGTGGGATCTCGCGCCCGGCTCGCCGATCACCGTGGAGGACGTGGCGGTCGCCGTCCCCGAGGCCGAGGCCGAGCTCGGTGTCGGGTTCTTCGGCTCACGCTACGAGCGCGCGACGCCCGGTGAGCGCGAGTACCTGCGAGCGATGGCGGACGCCGCGCAGCGTGTCGCCGACGCCGCAGCCGCCGACGAGTCGGGGGAGACGCCGGGGCTCGACGACATCGAATCGGTGCCGACGTCTCTCGTCGCCGAGGTGCTCGGGCGCAAGCCCCAATCACTCTCTCCCGCGAGGGATTCACTCATGAAGAAGGGGCTCGTGTACTCCGGCGAACGCGGACGGATCGCCTTCACCGTGCCGCACTTCGGCCGCTACCTGCGTACCGTGACGGCGGACTGA
- a CDS encoding TIGR03085 family metal-binding protein codes for MTLAPALRHHVADLLAAVSPDAPTLCEGWTARDLAAHLVIRDRRPDAMPGIFIPAFAGHTEKVQDARSKKPYATLVDEVRSGPGKLSPMQVPAINERVNLVEYATHAEDVRRAQPTDVQATLPPLPEGTEDAVWSSLTTMGKLLVRSSPVGVTLRAPQRGDVELKKPTDAGAVVLAGSPVDLMMHLSGRCERSGVRVEGPDAAVAAFSKTKLGM; via the coding sequence ATGACTCTTGCTCCCGCCCTGCGCCACCACGTCGCCGACCTGCTCGCCGCCGTCAGCCCCGACGCGCCGACCCTGTGCGAGGGATGGACCGCGCGCGACCTCGCCGCCCACCTCGTCATCCGTGATCGCCGCCCGGACGCGATGCCCGGTATCTTCATCCCCGCCTTCGCCGGTCACACCGAGAAGGTGCAGGACGCGCGCTCGAAGAAGCCCTACGCAACCCTCGTCGACGAGGTGCGCAGCGGGCCGGGCAAATTGAGTCCGATGCAGGTGCCGGCCATCAATGAGCGCGTCAACCTCGTCGAGTACGCGACGCACGCCGAAGATGTCCGGCGCGCACAGCCCACCGACGTGCAGGCGACGCTGCCGCCGCTGCCCGAGGGCACCGAGGACGCCGTGTGGTCATCGCTGACCACGATGGGCAAGCTGCTCGTGCGCTCCTCGCCCGTCGGCGTGACGCTGCGCGCCCCGCAGCGCGGCGACGTCGAACTGAAGAAACCGACCGACGCGGGCGCCGTGGTGCTCGCCGGCTCGCCCGTCGACCTCATGATGCACCTCAGCGGTCGCTGCGAGCGCTCGGGCGTCAGGGTCGAAGGCCCTGATGCGGCCGTCGCGGCGTTCTCGAAGACCAAGCTCGGGATGTGA
- a CDS encoding sigma-70 family RNA polymerase sigma factor, with protein sequence MSAPAASISLLLEAVARGEAAGFERLYDLSVSRVYGVVLRVLRDPALAQETTQEVFLEVWRKAASFDGSRSSGWGWLLAIAHRRAVDVVRSNEASRARDGVYAQDLERAIVPGPEDETVARAERLRVRECMQSLTQLQRHALEMAYWDGLTHTQIAHELGAALGTVKSRLRDGVRALKRCLEPAGKEGS encoded by the coding sequence ATGAGTGCCCCTGCCGCGTCGATCTCGTTGTTGCTCGAGGCAGTGGCACGGGGTGAGGCAGCAGGCTTCGAGAGGCTGTACGACCTGTCGGTCTCTCGGGTCTACGGTGTGGTGTTACGTGTGCTTCGCGATCCCGCGTTGGCGCAAGAGACAACGCAAGAGGTCTTTCTCGAGGTGTGGCGCAAGGCAGCCTCCTTCGACGGTTCTCGCTCGAGCGGGTGGGGCTGGCTGCTCGCTATCGCTCACCGACGCGCTGTCGACGTGGTGCGTTCGAATGAGGCGTCGCGCGCACGAGATGGCGTCTACGCCCAAGACCTTGAGCGCGCAATTGTTCCCGGGCCCGAGGATGAGACCGTGGCCCGCGCCGAGCGACTCCGGGTACGCGAGTGCATGCAGAGCTTGACTCAGTTGCAGCGCCACGCGCTCGAGATGGCGTACTGGGATGGGCTGACTCACACGCAGATCGCACACGAGCTGGGGGCTGCTTTGGGCACGGTGAAGTCACGTCTACGTGATGGCGTCCGTGCCTTGAAACGCTGCCTGGAACCTGCCGGGAAGGAAGGGTCATGA
- a CDS encoding rhodanese-like domain-containing protein: MALANRLTPAELADAVTAGDTLLLDVRTPAEYGTARIPGSINVPVDLIEKNATAIGAGINRDAVLICRMGPRAERAEQALAKVGVPHTSVLVGGFEAWRDAGHDVEFGQARWDLERQVRLVAGSLVATGVLASTVVPKAKWLSGAVGGGLMFAALSNTCAMGTMLSKLPYNRSTGTPSVSGVRKQLS, encoded by the coding sequence ATGGCCCTGGCAAACCGCCTCACCCCCGCCGAGCTCGCTGACGCCGTCACGGCCGGCGATACACTGCTGCTCGACGTGCGCACCCCCGCTGAGTACGGCACGGCGCGCATCCCCGGTTCGATCAACGTGCCGGTCGATCTGATCGAGAAGAACGCCACCGCGATCGGCGCCGGCATCAACCGCGACGCCGTCCTCATCTGTCGCATGGGCCCACGCGCCGAACGCGCCGAACAGGCCCTGGCCAAGGTCGGGGTGCCGCACACGAGCGTCCTCGTCGGCGGTTTCGAGGCCTGGCGCGACGCCGGTCATGACGTCGAGTTCGGCCAGGCCCGCTGGGATCTGGAGCGTCAGGTGCGCCTCGTCGCCGGTTCGCTCGTGGCCACGGGCGTACTCGCCAGCACCGTCGTACCGAAGGCGAAGTGGCTGTCCGGTGCTGTGGGCGGCGGCCTGATGTTCGCCGCGCTGTCGAACACCTGCGCCATGGGCACCATGCTCTCGAAACTGCCTTACAACCGCAGCACGGGCACTCCGAGCGTCTCCGGTGTTCGCAAACAACTCTCATGA